From the genome of Kaistella daneshvariae, one region includes:
- a CDS encoding TrmH family RNA methyltransferase: protein MLTAHKIKVFQSLDKRKFRQKYNLFLVEGNKTIKEIPASKFKIQEIFSVNPEDLKLRNAEISKITAVELRKISFLQNPKDSVAICEIPENTEFPQSGVQLVLDGIQDPGNLGTIIRLADWFGISQIICSEDTADFYNPKVIQASMGSFLRVNMVYTDIQNYLQQSQSPAIGTDMIGENLYACDFPETFNLVLGNEGNGIREKTAKLLGKNITIPRFGSSQSTESLNVAMSAGIILGQIFSKKISR, encoded by the coding sequence ATGCTTACGGCCCATAAAATAAAAGTTTTTCAATCACTCGATAAAAGGAAGTTCAGACAAAAATACAATTTGTTTTTGGTTGAAGGTAATAAAACCATCAAAGAAATACCGGCTTCAAAGTTTAAAATTCAGGAAATTTTCTCGGTAAATCCTGAAGATTTAAAGCTGAGAAATGCAGAGATTTCAAAAATTACTGCCGTAGAGCTCCGAAAAATTAGTTTCCTCCAAAACCCCAAAGATTCAGTTGCCATTTGCGAAATTCCTGAAAACACAGAGTTTCCGCAAAGCGGTGTTCAGCTGGTTTTAGACGGAATTCAGGATCCCGGAAATCTCGGTACCATCATTCGTTTGGCTGATTGGTTCGGCATCTCACAGATCATCTGCAGTGAAGACACCGCCGATTTTTACAATCCGAAAGTAATACAGGCGAGCATGGGCTCTTTTCTGCGTGTGAATATGGTATATACCGACATTCAAAATTATCTTCAGCAAAGTCAGTCGCCAGCAATTGGCACGGACATGATTGGCGAAAATCTATATGCCTGCGATTTTCCGGAAACTTTCAATCTTGTGCTCGGAAACGAAGGTAATGGAATCCGGGAAAAAACAGCCAAATTGCTCGGAAAAAATATTACAATACCACGTTTCGGAAGTTCGCAATCTACAGAAAGCCTGAATGTTGCCATGTCTGCCGGCATCATTTTAGGTCAGATATTCAGCAAAAAAATTAGCCGTTAA
- a CDS encoding phosphoribosyl-ATP pyrophosphatase, translated as MSAKYNSLEELRQKKQLLKKEVDDLQDLLTFENTKESLSAITHGFTDKFLKEVPTEDGDTSVSIKTNEIVKEISNSVKENVFSKSALSGIANSDATVNVVENALKIGAVTFIGNFARKSLQDTSWKKKLIGLALIYIAPIALRFIREKLEEYQKAQTTSSFEQLI; from the coding sequence ATGAGCGCAAAATATAACAGTTTAGAAGAACTTCGGCAAAAAAAACAGCTTCTGAAAAAAGAGGTAGATGATTTGCAGGATTTGCTGACTTTCGAAAATACCAAAGAAAGTCTGAGCGCGATTACACACGGTTTTACCGATAAATTTCTGAAAGAAGTACCGACTGAGGATGGCGACACTTCTGTTTCTATAAAGACCAATGAAATTGTAAAAGAAATTTCCAACAGCGTGAAGGAAAACGTCTTTAGCAAAAGCGCACTGTCCGGCATTGCAAACAGCGACGCTACGGTAAACGTGGTGGAAAATGCCCTTAAAATTGGCGCGGTAACCTTCATCGGAAATTTTGCCAGAAAAAGTTTGCAGGACACCAGCTGGAAGAAAAAACTCATCGGTTTGGCACTGATTTATATCGCACCAATCGCGCTGCGTTTCATCCGTGAAAAACTGGAAGAATATCAAAAAGCACAAACTACTTCAAGCTTCGAGCAATTGATTTAG
- a CDS encoding phage holin family protein encodes MVEIIKEFVSKKIDLIKMEATEKSSLTVGTIAFFSIIAIAFLFFIILFNVGLGLLIGYWIGNYAYGILIMAGFYLLILIVVFLARKSITNSVADKIIKLINS; translated from the coding sequence ATGGTTGAAATTATCAAAGAATTCGTCTCCAAGAAAATAGACCTTATCAAAATGGAGGCTACAGAAAAGTCCTCGCTAACCGTTGGGACTATTGCATTTTTTTCCATCATAGCCATCGCATTTTTATTTTTTATCATTCTTTTCAACGTCGGTTTGGGTTTGCTTATCGGTTATTGGATCGGAAATTATGCCTACGGAATTCTCATTATGGCAGGTTTTTATTTGCTGATATTAATTGTGGTCTTTCTGGCAAGAAAATCCATCACCAATTCTGTAGCAGATAAAATTATTAAACTAATAAATTCGTAA
- a CDS encoding YtxH domain-containing protein, translated as MSKKGSNSASVLAGLLAGAAAGVVLGMLYAPEEGAETRRKIKTKANELKDQAVDQYGRVSEKAMERYDEVSGKVKSQYDNISTQVKETADKVVSSVKDGYDKYKDQAVNTTKDVVGDVENELGGMRS; from the coding sequence ATGTCGAAAAAAGGTAGTAACTCAGCAAGTGTATTAGCAGGTTTGTTAGCTGGCGCAGCAGCAGGTGTGGTATTAGGTATGCTTTACGCTCCGGAAGAAGGTGCTGAAACAAGAAGAAAAATTAAAACGAAAGCCAACGAATTGAAAGACCAGGCGGTTGACCAATATGGCAGAGTTTCTGAAAAAGCAATGGAACGTTATGACGAGGTTTCCGGAAAAGTTAAAAGCCAATACGACAACATCTCCACTCAGGTGAAAGAAACCGCTGATAAAGTAGTTTCGTCTGTGAAAGATGGTTATGACAAATATAAAGACCAGGCTGTAAATACAACTAAAGATGTTGTAGGCGACGTAGAAAATGAATTAGGTGGAATGAGATCGTAA